The genomic region TGTCTCGGAATGCGAAATGGCGAAATGGCAGGCTGACAGTGGATCCGATTTGCTATGGGGGCCACAGATCCAAAAGCATTAGTCAAACCAAGAGATAAAGTATACAATTTTTTGAGCTAGGCATTAACACTAATACTTTGTTTAGATGTTGAAAATAATCCATCAGAAGTACATTTTCAACCACTTTCAATATTCTCTCAATGCCAGGAAAACATTGCCTCGTTGATATAGCACAGCACATAGTATAATGACAGTTATCTTATTAAATGACTTTTAAATTGACTTGGGATTCTTGTTTGAGACGTCTATATCTGTGCCTTCCTTCCTGTTTGCAGGGGCCCCTGCCTTTGCTGTACGGACCCCCTTTGATCCCCCTACTACACTAACCCATATCCTGTGTCCTGAGTGTCGCATGGTGACAGTTCCCCAGATACCACATGATATTGGTATCCCAAGCCTGGTGGCACAGGCCCAATACAGTGTCTAATTTGTTAATGGATCTCCATTGGAAGCTCTTTTTCTCAGACGCATGTCGGTGTAATTATTTGCTCTGGAGGGAAGTAATTGGGGCCAAGCTACTTGAATGAATAAATCATTGTTTTGGACTTGTGTGATCTTTTTGACTCGGAGATAGTTAGGCCCCCTGTGTTTGTTTCCCATGCGTATCTTTCCCTTCGGATGTAGTTGAGACAAGGGCATGACTTGCCCCGTTGTGGGATCATTCCGTGTGAAACTGGAACAGAAATGTCAGAGGAAATTGTGTACCAATTGTGAATTATTATGACATTTAGTACAAAGATATGTCTTTTGGAGGTAGGATCTTTGACATAGCCTTGGCATTTCTATACAAAATTAGTATGGAAACAGAAGTGATCTATGTTTGTATATCCCTGAAAATGTGGCCTTACCAAGGCCTCTTATGATAATATGGAATTACTATGCCAAACAGGTCCGTTTTATGACTTTTAGCCGACTCCCTTAGCTTCCAAAACAATTCTAACATCTCTCTGTGATCTGGCGGACTGCATGACGTGAATAGGAAATACAGTACATAGTACAACAGCCATGACATGACAGGACTGAAGGGAGCTGATTATTAGCAGATAGCCTATTCAATCACCTGGTTAGAATATGGTTCATTAAGGTGGTGAGAAAAAAGTGGTTCTCTGAACTTTCCTGGTGCTCTTGTTGGGGCCTCTTTACGCTGCACTACTTTGAGGACACAAACTAAGTCCAGGAAAGATACGTATGTGTTGTAAACAGACAAATCTAGATTCAAATATCTCTTTAAGGGATGTCCTCCagaggtagtgtgggagacatctacaccacataacctcctctgagtggtacagtgtaAAGACAAGGCTCTTACACACCACATGTCCCTGCAAGAACTACATTAATTACCTTAAAGGTGCAATACGCAGAAATCACtcctgccatttcctggttgctaaaattcaaatagcttatgtgacaaaacaagcaatggattgtgtagggaatcattgtactatctaaaccgctgtgaaatatatttccaataaccaaaaatattgtatatcAGCTGTTTGTAGCTGGTGTCCAAAATCAAAAGTTAAAGAGACAAAAACACAACTTAAGTACCTGAAGCacagaaatagcgcacatagaacatatctaccacttcttaggCTTGATTTCAATgataatgacagatctataactcacgtTTCTATGTGATTTTGGTAGCGTCAGTAGACACATTATTTTTCTCTGCTAGCCAAATTGAAAATGGAAGGCTTTTAAAATATCCACACATTTGTGAGTCGTTGAGTTAATAAAGGGTGCAATACTATGTACAACATGGTTTAGATGAGAAGCTCAATTCATAGTTTGAATTTATATActtattttgtttgtgtgtgtgtatatatatatgtatatatatgtatgtatgtatgtatgtatgtatgtatgtatgtatgtatgtatgtatatgtatatatgtatgtgtgctgcactcacacatttacattttagtcaattAGCAGACGATCTTATCCCGAGCGACTTACAGTtattgcattcatcttaagatagaaaggtgggacaaccacatatcacagctATAGAAAGTACATTTTTCTCTATCTAAGGCTAGTGTAAACAGAAAATGAGCAAATCTGATGTTGAAGATACTGTAGATCTCACTAGACATATTTTACTAATGTAAATCCACCCTTAGTTCAAGGTCCAAGGAGTAAATTAAGGGAAAACGAATGAACCATATTCAATACCTTGACTGTCTGTAAATACCGAATTCAATctttaaaattgtattttgatTCAACAGGCTTTTTTACACTAACAAAAAATATGATGTAAAACCTGCCTTTCTTCGACATCAGATTTGCCACTTTTCTGTTGACACTGTCCTGACATTAAGAGTTGATCAAATTGAAGGAGCACGTGCACCTTGTGATTCATTGGGTTGACACACCTCTGTTGAAGGTGAACAGTAAACTGTTGAACCCCATGCTGTGTCAAAGAGAGCCCTTGTCTTTGCATTGTTTGCACTAGCAACCAACGCCATGTTTAGCTGAGTCAGTATTTAGAGAGATAGACTTGACGTGCTGAATGTTAATGTGAAAGAGACAGTCTTAGAATCTTTTGTCACAAAGGTGCTAAAGGAATATGAGCATGTGGAGAGAAAGTAAGCTTTTAATCCCCGCCTTGGAAATACAAAATACCCAAAAACTGTACATGGGTGGTGTACCATGCCCTTCTCTCAGGAATTCCGATGCATGGAAGGGGTTATTAGCAAATCAACCTGAGGAACCTGTTCTTGTTTCTTGAAATCCTCCAATTACCTTATGAGCCACTAGGTCTAGTCATTCTGTTTCCCTGAAGGGGATAGTCAAATAATAGCCAGTGGCGACAAAGTTAAGATTCATTGACAGGAAATGATGATGGTACATTGTCTGTTTCTAATTGAATATGGTCAAACAGTCATTCAAAAAGGCTTTCTGGGGTGGTACGTTTGGCTTTGACAAGTGTGCTAAAGGCCTAAGAAGCCGAGATAAGGCAAAGTAAACCAAATAAAGCTGCTTTGCTTTTAGTCATGGAAATTTGTTGGATTGTCAAGTTAAGGGAATCAAGAGTATGCTCAATTTTCCCCTCGCTTAACACCAGTTCAGTGTGATCTCAGACAATATGGTGTGAGgctgaagaaagagaaagagctaTCATAAAAGTGGTAaacagtatgtgaccaatacttTAGACACCCAAACATATAGCACAAAAGGCATTTTCTATGCTGCAGCTAAACACAAATCATTGTGGTATTAACTGAGATGTACTGTAATTCCTCCCAATCCTTATGCAGTGATTAATACCAATTCAATGCATTTCCTATTTCTGTTTTTAACTGTGATTCTTCACTAATCCCTTCTCCTCCAATGTTAAGGAAAACATGTCATTTGAACCAATATGAAATTATATTAAACCCCTTGCAAGGGTATTTGTATTTAACTTGCATGCTGCCCATCATCAGAATTATCTGTGACTCAGAGGCGTATGTGACCACAATGGCTGTCTTTAACGCCAAAATAAAGTGAAGTGATATTGTATGCAGTTAAATAGAATAGATCATTGTAGTCTCATTAGAAAAAAGACGTGATAGGTGATATGGGTTAGCTGCAGTGTTAAACAGAGCAGATGGTGATGTCATCACTGTGTGGGAACTGGAATGTAGTGGGGCTGCTCATCGTGCCACAAGGGCCTCCGCTTTCCAATGAATATATGTACACTCCGGTCTTGAAATTCAATTATCTCCCTTAGCATCCAACAAGCCATCGTGGTGAATTAAAATGTCCATAAAACATACTGTGGGTAGCACTCATTTTGTGTTTCTGTCTTCGTTCTGACGGACATTCGTTTTTATTGACTTGATCCGACTATAATATTGTGTGTTGAATACTCCCAAGGTTTAGTTCGAGTAAAATTATGCTTCGTTCATGAGAAGTTAAGTCGTTACTAAAGTGTAATCCCAAATGGTTTTCCTTCCATTAATAGTTGAACGGGTTTTTAAAAGAAAGTAAACTACCATTTCCAGAATTTAGGATATGAATCGCCCTCTTCGAGTTGTTTTTTCAAGTAATCTAAAGTGTGGAGATTAAAAAACAAAGGCCTAGATTTAATCAGATCTAGCGTTAACCGGCGATAGCCGACACccacatagctgatgttttggcggTGTCCTATGTGCAACTGCATTGGAGCTGCCAAGTCAGTGAGCAGCTGCTCAGTCACGAAGCCACACCCATCCCACTTGCGTTAGAAGTTCAGaatgagaaagtgtaggctatatagaaattaTGAAGCTCAAATTGGACATCATTAAacaaaataatgaggatttctatctgcctaatcgaggtgtagattacTATATATCTCAGTGTTCGAATTTGtgaacaaggctgcatgggatttctcttaatgcgactctatgcagccaatggcaatgtccacttTAGGTATAATGTCGAGACGCTTTTAGATTTGACAGAtctaacgcagttccacctccgacacagccaaaacaaccaTTTATGCGGGTGTCAGTTAGCTCGGATCTGATAGAATCTAGCTCTAACAGGGTACAATTATCTATGGTACATTGGTCAAATTGACACATTTTGGAACTTCACTAGTCTGACAAAAATGGAGCAAGACTGCCTCATCATAAAAATCTGCATATAATCGCTTCTGTGGTTTTAATAAATAATCCAACAATTCTCTCCACTAATTGCATGTTTGTgtgaaccagtgtgtgtgtgtgtgtgtgtgagaaggaaACTGAGAAAGAAGACCATcacaatatattatttattttcccCAACAAACCTTTCAACAACACCAATAAAAACAATAAATTACAGTAAGCAACAtgaaacaatactcacaggtaaTGTGAATCGACACAAAGTGGAGCTTAAAGCTATATCATCTTTGTACAGAAATAAATGGCATTACTTTTGTACTTGAATTTTGTTAGTTACCAGTCATTAACTAGTTGACTGGTTCAACAGTAAGTTATAAACTGTGATCGACAAATACTATCTAGTAATTAAATTAATTGAGTGTTGTGAATGTCAAGAATTCCACTTTGTAAATGGTTTGTAATTCATCTATTGTGgtacaacaaaacaaaaagagTAAAATAATGACCTTGTTGTTATGGAAATTCGACTGCCATCTGTCTAAATAAAAAAGCCAGCAAGAACAATGTATCTGTCCAATGTTAAATATGTAAGCATATAactgtaaaaatgtatgtttaatTTTCATTTTACTAGCTTCCATATTAGGTACATGAGCTAAAATACAGCGATTTGGCATGTTCACAAATTGCACTTGAATGATACAGCCTCTATTTGAGGGAAAACAGTATTTCTGCCGCATTAAACCAGTCCAGTCGATGTCACCGCACGGAACCACTAATGCTCCAAATGACCACAAATTCCTTATCTACTACATTAACTTAGTTCAGATGGATGAGCGGCTAACCAAAGACATGGTATCTAAGTGAAAAAGAAAAGAAGAGACTGAGGTATCAAGACTCTTTGGAGTACAGTCAGAGTGCACTGAATGAACATTTTGTGAAAAACACATCACATTTTTGCCAATTCAGTCGTGCTGTtctaacaacaaaacaaacaacaaaatacTTCTTAAAGGTTAGATTTGTAAGTAAGATTCCCCGTCAAAGAGTCGCCTCAATGCTTCTGGAGGATTCAAGGGAAGGGTCTTGGTAAGAGCACTCGAACGCAACACCAAAGATGATGAGAATGCAtgactttattttttttaaattattttggtTTCAGACCTGTTGATTGTGTTTGTAGTTCATATTGTTGGGGGCAGATAAATTGCACCTTTGTTGAATTCTCAATGATGTTCCGAACTGGCGACAAGTGGCTAAGGTTTAGTGAGGTGGAAATGCATCAAAAGACAAAAAAAGAATTTGGTTTCATGATACAAAATAGCACAACTGAGTATTTGCCCCTTGGTAAACCCACTTAAATGGGTTTacaaggggcggcaggtagcctagtggttagagcgttgaacaaattcctgaacaaggcagttcctgaACAatcactgttccccggtaggccgtcattgtaaataataatttgtccttaactgacttgcctattaaaTAAAGGTCAACTTAAATGTCACTGTAGAATACTTAGCAGCAGGAAAATAACAGATCATCAAGGGAAACATCCATGTGCTATATTTCCCACAGCGAGCTCAATGAACCAGACAACATATGAAACATTTGTAATGAACTATTACCATGCCAACTCATTGATAACGCCTGATGGCACTATTGATAGCACTATCCAAAGCAATAGTACTCATCGGAATCCACTCTGACTTGCATGGGTGGCTTGCTGAAAGTCTTGTCCTCTATGATGGGTATATCTGAGAAGAGATTAAGATCCGTTGGAGAAGGGTGGTCTGGGAGGTCCTCTGCTAACTCCTCCAACGTATCCAGATAACTGCCCACGGATATCCCGTCCAATCCGTCACTGTTTCCATCCTGCAGACTGGTGAAGCTGCCGCGTGGAGAGGTGTCGTCCTCGCTGTCCGTTAAGCTGTACAGGCTGCCGGTCAGGCTGCTTTCACGACTGGCTAGGCCCCCCTTGTCCTCCATCACCCATTTGATGGATTCGATGCCCTCGTTGATTGACATCAGCTGCTGCATCAGCTTGACATCGATGGCACGGAGGTGGGCCTGCGTTTGGTGTTAGAAGGAGATTCATTTTAGGACTTTATTATAGATTTTTACTGGCAACAtttacacacaatatcacacttCCAACATTTAGGCCCACAATCTTATTTGTTTTCTAAATTCACTGCTTTCCTATTCCATTCTTGTGAGAAGAACATCACCAGCATGTATTTTGAGTTGACAAAGTAATGCTGAAAAATCTAATTGTCCCTTGGGGATTGTAAAGACACCACTCTACTCTTTGGCATGTGGACAAGGACAAAGGTAAAACAAAAAAGCATGCCACAGGAAATCACTCCGTCCTTGGCATGTAACAGCATGGTATGTGAGGGCATAGCAGGACATTCTCGCCCTGACACCCATACAGTACCACCATTGATTT from Oncorhynchus kisutch isolate 150728-3 linkage group LG9, Okis_V2, whole genome shotgun sequence harbors:
- the LOC109897032 gene encoding leucine rich adaptor protein 1-like, whose amino-acid sequence is MEEDNVLSDFKDIEKKLGRNVPESLIRSLAGGHHHHDKHEERKPATPKNRSNSADLKRLESKILFLKQEMAHLRAIDVKLMQQLMSINEGIESIKWVMEDKGGLASRESSLTGSLYSLTDSEDDTSPRGSFTSLQDGNSDGLDGISVGSYLDTLEELAEDLPDHPSPTDLNLFSDIPIIEDKTFSKPPMQVRVDSDEYYCFG